One window of the Candidatus Zixiibacteriota bacterium genome contains the following:
- a CDS encoding putative 7TM receptor with intracellular metal dependent phosphohydrolase (Evidence 3 : Putative function from multiple computational evidences) produces MYRALLRLKRFFKRILKVKAETRQTLISGVRSKIFKITILILATTLVAFLYPGENLFFPLDFPRKGEIAFEDIIAPFQVTVAKTPGEIKEEKDAAAGAIPVILEYDSQKVDSILARFTQFMASVDSSARFLKQRQKNAGRTPAALDNVADSLRNALVLRFPFIDGNTIGRLLKIGNNQQIADVIFDILKNDIYFTGVIADATTLPDLKSRSIIVRIDKREIFLVRDKLLDLPRAYVSFLADLNNRTITDSFDVDLYYDLGRHFIIPNLTLNAMEMESRRQAAIAEISPVAEVVPAGEVIARSGSRINDRQEKILEAMYKQKESLVKSQGWYLPLAPVMARWLLILTAFLMLYLYLYYFHGQLFLSNPKVFSLFLIYGLELVLIYFIGTRLNLSVYLYPVAIFAALVTILFDAEVGIFNVFILALLLGVLHRFNFTIVLVTIVVGTVTCYSTQQVRHRSEFFRTIVYLSLTYVVLILLIESFKVSPPDEIINLAGLGLVNGIVSPILTIGLLPIFESLFGFTTDITLLELSDLNHPLLKRLSLEAPGTYHHSIIVGNLAEAAAKSIGANSLLARVGAYYHDIGKMEIPEYFVENQLGIKSKHDALTPTMSAIILSSHVKKGRLLGEEADLPDEVLNFIEEHHGTMTMNYFLNKAKELGIENPPIDDFRYPGPKPRTRETAIVMLADTTEAASRTLANPKPARISTLVQNIINDRFQSGELEDCPLTLKDLADIRESFTQILIGVFHYRIEYPKREETQA; encoded by the coding sequence ATGTATCGGGCCCTTTTAAGGCTGAAAAGATTTTTCAAACGGATTCTAAAGGTCAAGGCCGAGACTCGTCAGACTCTAATTTCCGGCGTTCGCAGCAAAATATTCAAAATTACGATACTGATTTTGGCGACGACCCTCGTGGCCTTTCTCTATCCGGGCGAGAATCTTTTCTTCCCGCTCGATTTCCCCCGGAAAGGAGAAATCGCCTTTGAGGATATTATTGCCCCGTTTCAGGTAACGGTCGCCAAAACCCCCGGCGAAATCAAAGAGGAAAAAGACGCCGCGGCGGGGGCAATTCCGGTTATTCTGGAATATGACAGTCAGAAAGTCGATTCGATATTGGCGCGCTTCACGCAATTTATGGCATCGGTCGATTCCTCGGCGAGATTTCTGAAACAGCGTCAAAAGAACGCCGGGCGGACTCCGGCTGCCCTGGATAACGTGGCCGACTCGCTTCGTAATGCGCTGGTTCTTCGGTTTCCTTTTATCGACGGCAACACTATCGGCCGCCTTTTGAAAATAGGCAATAACCAGCAGATAGCCGACGTCATCTTTGACATTCTGAAAAATGACATCTATTTCACCGGGGTCATCGCCGATGCGACGACCCTGCCGGATCTGAAATCGCGCTCCATAATCGTTCGTATCGATAAGCGGGAGATATTTCTGGTCCGCGACAAACTCCTGGATCTTCCCAGGGCCTATGTCAGTTTTCTGGCGGACCTGAATAATCGCACCATCACCGATTCTTTCGATGTCGATTTGTACTATGATCTGGGCCGGCACTTCATAATTCCGAATCTTACGCTCAACGCCATGGAGATGGAATCCCGGCGGCAGGCGGCTATCGCCGAGATTTCCCCGGTCGCCGAAGTGGTGCCCGCCGGCGAAGTGATCGCCCGGTCGGGGAGCCGCATCAATGATCGACAGGAAAAAATTCTGGAAGCAATGTATAAGCAGAAAGAGAGTCTGGTCAAGTCCCAGGGGTGGTATCTGCCGCTGGCGCCGGTCATGGCCCGGTGGCTCCTTATTCTGACCGCTTTCCTGATGCTTTACCTGTATTTGTACTATTTTCATGGTCAGTTGTTTCTTTCAAACCCCAAGGTATTTTCGCTCTTTCTGATATATGGATTGGAACTGGTCCTGATTTATTTCATCGGAACCAGATTGAATCTTTCGGTGTATCTCTATCCGGTGGCGATATTCGCGGCCCTCGTGACGATTTTATTCGATGCCGAAGTCGGCATTTTCAATGTCTTCATTCTGGCCCTTCTTCTGGGGGTTCTGCACCGTTTCAATTTCACTATTGTTCTCGTAACGATAGTTGTTGGGACGGTAACTTGTTACTCCACCCAGCAGGTCCGTCACCGTTCGGAATTTTTCCGCACCATCGTTTATTTGAGTTTGACCTATGTGGTATTGATACTTCTAATCGAATCATTCAAAGTCTCTCCGCCGGACGAAATTATAAATCTGGCCGGTCTGGGTCTGGTTAATGGCATCGTCTCGCCGATTCTGACCATCGGCCTCCTGCCGATATTCGAATCGCTTTTCGGATTTACCACCGATATCACCCTTCTGGAACTTTCGGATTTGAATCATCCCCTCCTGAAGCGGCTTTCTCTGGAAGCCCCCGGAACATATCATCATTCGATAATAGTCGGCAACCTGGCCGAAGCGGCCGCCAAATCGATCGGGGCCAATTCGCTTCTGGCGCGGGTCGGGGCATATTATCATGATATCGGGAAAATGGAGATCCCGGAATATTTCGTGGAGAACCAGTTGGGTATCAAGTCCAAACATGACGCCCTGACGCCGACCATGTCGGCTATCATATTATCCTCGCACGTCAAGAAAGGACGTCTCCTGGGCGAAGAGGCCGATCTGCCCGACGAGGTGCTTAATTTCATCGAGGAGCACCACGGAACGATGACCATGAATTATTTCCTCAATAAGGCGAAGGAACTGGGCATCGAAAATCCGCCCATCGATGATTTTCGCTATCCCGGCCCCAAACCGCGGACGCGGGAGACGGCGATCGTAATGCTGGCCGACACGACCGAAGCCGCCAGCCGGACCCTGGCCAATCCCAAACCGGCGCGGATCAGCACGCTTGTCCAGAATATCATCAATGACCGATTTCAGTCCGGAGAATTGGAGGACTGCCCTCTGACATTGAAGGATCTGGCCGATATCAGGGAATCGTTCACGCAAATTTTGATCGGAGTTTTTCATTACCGCATCGAATATCCGAAAAGGGAAGAGACCCAGGCATGA
- the ybeZ gene encoding putative enzyme with nucleoside triphosphate hydrolase domain (Evidence 3 : Putative function from multiple computational evidences; PubMedId : 12762842; Product type e : enzyme): MSTNLEEKISKSISIEGLDPRLLFGQNDIFLRMIEKAFAPSIVARGDRIIIEGRPDEVEQVAELFRDLIARLGQGAFITEQYLNYAAELVKEGNHGPAELIGEPNGGPLPKRAIRPKTVGQKVYLDAIAENDIVFSIGPAGTGKTYLAVGEAVAALKNRKVNRLVLARPAVEAGESLGFLPGDIRAKVDPYLRPVYDALHEMMAAEKIKKLTELGIIEILPLAFMRGRTLNNTFVILDEAQNTTPAQMKMFLTRIGEGSRAIITGDITQIDLTDKRNSGLVVIQRILSGIEGIKFVYLSDKDVVRHPLVQKIIRAYERYEKSRRKE, encoded by the coding sequence ATGAGCACCAATTTAGAAGAAAAAATTTCCAAAAGCATTAGTATCGAGGGCCTGGACCCGCGGCTCCTTTTCGGGCAGAACGATATCTTTCTCCGGATGATAGAAAAGGCCTTTGCCCCTTCGATTGTCGCCCGGGGTGACCGCATTATCATTGAGGGCCGGCCAGATGAAGTCGAGCAGGTCGCCGAACTATTTCGGGACCTTATCGCTCGTCTCGGACAAGGTGCGTTCATCACCGAGCAGTACTTGAATTACGCCGCTGAGCTGGTAAAAGAAGGGAACCACGGACCGGCGGAATTGATCGGAGAACCGAACGGCGGGCCGCTTCCCAAAAGAGCGATACGGCCGAAAACGGTCGGGCAGAAAGTATATCTCGATGCTATCGCCGAGAATGATATTGTCTTTTCGATCGGCCCGGCCGGTACCGGAAAAACGTATCTCGCGGTCGGCGAAGCGGTCGCGGCGCTTAAAAATCGCAAGGTCAACCGGCTGGTGCTGGCGCGACCGGCGGTTGAAGCGGGCGAATCGCTCGGCTTTCTGCCGGGGGATATCCGGGCCAAAGTCGATCCCTATCTGCGGCCGGTGTATGATGCCCTGCACGAAATGATGGCGGCAGAAAAAATAAAAAAATTGACGGAACTGGGAATAATCGAAATTCTGCCTCTGGCTTTCATGCGGGGCCGGACGCTCAATAATACCTTCGTCATTCTCGATGAAGCCCAAAACACGACCCCGGCGCAGATGAAAATGTTTCTGACCAGAATCGGCGAGGGATCGCGGGCGATTATCACCGGGGACATCACCCAGATCGACTTGACGGACAAACGGAATTCCGGGCTGGTTGTCATTCAGCGCATTTTGAGTGGCATCGAGGGAATAAAATTTGTATATCTTTCCGATAAGGATGTAGTAAGGCATCCGCTGGTGCAGAAAATAATCCGCGCCTATGAGCGGTATGAGAAAAGCAGACGAAAGGAGTAA
- the aspS gene encoding Aspartate--tRNA ligase, producing the protein MPSFENLKRTHTCGELTTKNVGNTVTLNGWVQSYRNLGGLLFLDLRDRYGITQVVFNPETVTPEIFERAALARTEFVVAARGQVRTRPAGTENKNLATGEIEIAADDFHILAESKTPPFEIEDNPNAAEVLRLEYRYLDLRRKPLQEKIRVRHEAALAVRNYLSSQGFYEIETPLLIRSTPEGARDYVVPSRVQKGRFYALPQSPQLLKQILMISGFDRYFQLARCLRDEDLRADRQPEHTQIDLEMSFVTKDDVFALAEGMMKHLFKTVLGVDITTPFPQYEYAEVMNRWGIDKPDLRFGMEIIDLTETVRNCGFKVFTDTINNGGVVKAICLKGGGEYSRSQIDSLTETAKNLGAGGLAYILKQKDGDKSPILKFIGEDIKDKICRAAGAEKGDAVFIISAPRLKAEAILGQLRLHLGRSHQLIDTGAWKFLWVTRFPLFEYNEEMKRLDAMHNIVSNPVTEDLPYFDEAKSAEIPLSHPDHPLRKIRAEQYDLVLNGTELASGSIRINRRELQKQVLNILGISDERAEKMFGFLLRALEYGAPPHGGVAAGLDRIVALMTGSESIRDVIAFPKTASAQSLMDGAPSEIDPEQWHELGLRPDEKIS; encoded by the coding sequence TTGCCGTCATTCGAGAACCTCAAAAGAACCCACACCTGCGGCGAATTGACCACCAAAAATGTCGGTAACACGGTCACCCTCAACGGCTGGGTCCAATCTTACCGAAATCTCGGTGGTTTGCTTTTTCTCGATTTGCGCGACCGCTACGGGATCACTCAGGTGGTCTTTAACCCGGAAACCGTGACCCCCGAGATTTTCGAGCGGGCCGCTTTGGCCCGCACCGAGTTTGTGGTCGCGGCCCGGGGCCAAGTGCGGACGCGCCCGGCCGGAACCGAAAATAAAAATCTTGCCACCGGTGAGATAGAAATCGCCGCCGATGATTTTCATATCCTGGCCGAGTCGAAAACGCCGCCGTTCGAGATCGAAGATAATCCGAACGCCGCCGAGGTGCTTCGGCTGGAGTACCGCTATCTCGACCTCCGTCGCAAACCGCTTCAGGAAAAAATCCGGGTGCGGCACGAAGCGGCTCTGGCGGTGCGCAATTACCTGTCATCGCAGGGGTTCTATGAAATCGAGACGCCGCTTCTGATTCGTTCCACTCCCGAAGGGGCCCGCGATTACGTGGTCCCGAGCCGGGTGCAGAAAGGACGGTTTTACGCTCTCCCGCAGTCGCCGCAGTTACTCAAGCAGATTCTGATGATTTCCGGGTTTGACCGCTATTTCCAACTGGCCCGCTGTCTGCGTGACGAAGATCTCCGCGCCGACCGTCAGCCGGAACACACACAGATCGATTTGGAAATGTCGTTTGTCACCAAGGATGACGTTTTCGCGCTGGCCGAAGGGATGATGAAGCATTTGTTTAAGACCGTCCTTGGTGTCGATATTACGACTCCCTTTCCGCAGTACGAATATGCCGAGGTCATGAACCGCTGGGGAATCGATAAACCGGATCTCCGCTTCGGAATGGAAATAATCGACCTGACCGAAACCGTGCGGAATTGCGGATTTAAAGTGTTCACCGATACCATCAATAATGGCGGAGTGGTCAAAGCGATTTGTCTCAAAGGGGGAGGGGAGTACTCGCGAAGCCAGATCGACTCTCTTACGGAGACGGCCAAAAATCTCGGGGCCGGGGGGCTGGCGTACATACTCAAACAAAAGGACGGGGACAAATCGCCGATTTTGAAATTTATCGGGGAAGATATAAAAGATAAGATTTGTCGGGCCGCCGGTGCGGAGAAGGGTGACGCCGTCTTTATCATCTCGGCGCCGCGCCTGAAAGCCGAGGCGATACTGGGCCAGTTGCGTCTTCATCTCGGGCGGAGCCATCAATTGATCGATACCGGGGCGTGGAAGTTTCTCTGGGTGACAAGATTCCCGCTGTTTGAGTACAACGAAGAGATGAAACGCCTGGATGCGATGCATAACATCGTTTCGAATCCGGTGACCGAGGATCTTCCATATTTTGATGAGGCCAAAAGCGCCGAAATCCCCTTAAGTCATCCGGATCATCCGCTCCGCAAAATCCGCGCCGAGCAGTATGATCTGGTTCTGAACGGGACGGAACTGGCTTCGGGAAGCATTCGGATAAACCGCCGCGAATTGCAGAAGCAAGTATTGAATATTCTGGGAATCTCGGATGAGCGGGCGGAGAAGATGTTCGGATTTTTGCTTCGGGCGCTGGAGTATGGTGCGCCGCCGCACGGCGGTGTCGCGGCCGGGCTGGATCGTATTGTGGCGCTCATGACCGGCTCGGAGAGTATCCGGGATGTCATCGCCTTTCCCAAGACCGCCTCGGCGCAGTCGCTTATGGACGGAGCGCCGTCGGAGATCGACCCGGAACAATGGCATGAATTAGGTTTACGGCCGGATGAAAAGATATCGTAG
- a CDS encoding hypothetical protein (Evidence 5 : Unknown function) translates to MRTGLYNQFRFIGLPPIEKIMNIARFLKEDMIVLDLQVEQEPPPEENNSSKWRERNKERILSELVTILDKSGRTGNNCKLLTDFINRERKATTAIGHGIAVPHIRTMQAKEFLIGVARSSEGYYFDAPDNEPVHLFFIMAAPPYDDSFYLKIFKGLAENLQYESFRQELLDAKQPYDIIRAFKNME, encoded by the coding sequence ATGCGGACAGGTCTATATAATCAATTCAGGTTTATAGGCTTGCCGCCGATAGAAAAGATTATGAATATTGCGCGATTCCTAAAAGAGGACATGATTGTCCTCGACCTTCAGGTGGAGCAGGAACCGCCCCCCGAGGAGAACAACTCCAGTAAATGGCGGGAGCGGAACAAGGAGAGAATTCTGTCCGAACTGGTGACTATTCTTGACAAGAGCGGACGGACCGGCAATAACTGCAAACTGCTCACCGATTTCATCAACCGCGAGCGCAAGGCCACCACCGCCATCGGGCACGGCATCGCCGTCCCGCATATCCGGACGATGCAGGCCAAGGAATTCTTGATAGGGGTGGCGCGCTCCAGCGAGGGGTACTATTTCGACGCCCCCGATAACGAACCGGTACATCTTTTCTTCATCATGGCGGCTCCGCCATACGATGACAGTTTCTATCTCAAAATCTTCAAGGGTTTGGCCGAAAACCTGCAGTACGAGTCATTTCGGCAGGAACTGCTGGACGCCAAACAACCCTACGATATCATCCGGGCCTTCAAGAATATGGAATAG
- a CDS encoding conserved exported hypothetical protein (Evidence 4 : Unknown function but conserved in other organisms): protein MMKIALSIVMAGLALMMVAFLVSAQQPPADSSMKKSEVKMEVYCPDFKEGEAIPAKFTCDGQDLSPALNILNVPKEAKSLTLICDDPDAPSGDFVHWIIYNIPLEARMLPEGITRAVSSIVKIKGQEFALQHGRNDFGRYGYGGPCPPKGKPHRYYFKVYALDTKFDFTIEEIKSGITKKILLERMKDHVLAEASLLGTYQRK from the coding sequence ATGATGAAAATTGCCTTATCGATAGTGATGGCCGGGCTGGCCCTGATGATGGTCGCTTTTCTTGTATCCGCGCAACAGCCGCCGGCCGACTCCAGTATGAAAAAAAGCGAGGTGAAAATGGAAGTCTATTGCCCCGATTTCAAGGAGGGGGAGGCGATTCCGGCGAAATTCACCTGCGACGGACAGGATCTGTCACCGGCTCTCAATATTCTCAATGTCCCCAAAGAAGCCAAAAGTCTGACTCTTATCTGCGACGACCCCGACGCGCCCTCGGGTGATTTTGTCCACTGGATAATATATAACATTCCGCTCGAAGCCAGAATGCTTCCGGAGGGGATCACGCGGGCGGTATCGTCGATTGTAAAAATTAAGGGCCAGGAATTCGCCCTTCAGCACGGCAGGAATGATTTTGGCCGTTATGGTTACGGCGGGCCGTGCCCTCCAAAAGGGAAACCGCACCGGTATTATTTCAAGGTTTATGCCCTTGATACCAAATTTGATTTTACCATCGAGGAAATCAAAAGCGGGATTACGAAGAAAATTCTGTTGGAGCGGATGAAAGATCACGTTCTGGCGGAAGCATCACTCCTGGGAACCTATCAGCGGAAATAG
- a CDS encoding conserved hypothetical protein (Evidence 4 : Unknown function but conserved in other organisms) — protein sequence MSHLQKWIGTVVDGLEDMVDAKAKITILENCGRTCISPAFVKKAKKLKEKSGSNEEFLKKLAKIWSHLKLDGKNIFVVYNQCYCPMMKSYEGKLSKSFCHCSRGWVKELFEKSLEKPVTVILEKAIKQGDDICRFRVKL from the coding sequence ATGAGTCATCTGCAGAAATGGATCGGGACTGTTGTCGATGGGCTCGAAGATATGGTCGATGCCAAAGCCAAAATCACAATTCTGGAAAATTGCGGCCGGACCTGCATCTCACCGGCGTTTGTAAAAAAAGCGAAAAAACTAAAAGAAAAATCCGGCTCCAATGAAGAATTTCTGAAAAAACTGGCCAAAATCTGGAGCCATCTGAAACTTGACGGCAAAAATATCTTTGTGGTGTATAATCAATGTTACTGCCCGATGATGAAAAGTTATGAAGGGAAATTGTCGAAATCGTTTTGCCACTGCTCCCGGGGTTGGGTGAAGGAGTTGTTTGAAAAATCGCTGGAGAAACCGGTAACCGTGATACTGGAGAAAGCAATCAAGCAGGGGGATGATATTTGCCGGTTCCGGGTGAAATTGTAA
- a CDS encoding conserved hypothetical protein (Evidence 4 : Unknown function but conserved in other organisms), with product MPRKKGRIPKDDTLVSAAMLKNAVSNILKDVRLDRTWDIPYLAGYSRDAKTIYIDRHLPKSFETRGRRIYVDPYLILHEAVEKSLIDELGLVYQHAHQIALRAEEAAVRAAGVAWREYDRFMQKYIKVVGDERLTRIPPNLDIKPYHDEHDTTILLAMQRVIKKELRKK from the coding sequence ATGCCACGGAAAAAGGGACGAATACCAAAAGATGATACTCTCGTTTCGGCGGCGATGCTTAAAAATGCTGTCAGCAATATCTTAAAAGATGTCAGACTCGATCGGACCTGGGATATTCCGTATCTGGCCGGGTACAGCCGCGACGCCAAAACTATCTATATCGACCGCCATCTGCCGAAATCGTTTGAGACACGGGGCAGGCGGATTTATGTCGATCCGTATCTGATTTTGCACGAGGCGGTGGAAAAGTCGCTCATTGACGAACTGGGGCTGGTTTATCAGCATGCCCACCAGATCGCGCTTCGGGCCGAGGAAGCAGCGGTGCGGGCCGCCGGTGTGGCCTGGCGGGAATATGATCGGTTCATGCAGAAATATATCAAGGTTGTCGGCGATGAACGTCTGACCCGTATCCCGCCCAATCTTGATATTAAGCCGTACCACGACGAGCATGATACCACAATCTTGCTGGCGATGCAGAGGGTGATTAAGAAGGAGTTGCGCAAAAAGTAA
- a CDS encoding hypothetical protein (Evidence 5 : Unknown function) gives MDSGLRRNDNIGVDGQTEVCRARKNGRTARLRLGFCPTRVALQGVLTIHKFRGKYATEKGTNTKR, from the coding sequence GTGGATTCCGGCCTTCGCCGGAATGACAATATAGGAGTGGACGGGCAGACTGAAGTCTGCCGCGCACGGAAAAATGGCAGAACCGCAAGACTTCGTCTGGGGTTCTGCCCTACAAGGGTTGCCCTACAAGGAGTGCTGACAATTCATAAATTCAGGGGAAAATATGCCACGGAAAAAGGGACGAATACCAAAAGATGA
- a CDS encoding hypothetical protein (Evidence 5 : Unknown function): MKYIKYSPLFFIILFLTKIDSANAIALTPDQESRVRSIIRSDSTVINTRMVFLKDSRFDRSNDTIVIREVIRYTHDSIAYTIVKATYLEVDMAGGGNRWITLIFNNFDTPPVIFHNALYGIKLLDDIIPGKLLIFYSVSYSHGFTIWNEILAEFGKKGEPLANLEFFSYDKAVEDSVIFEDLDGDKIKEILVRVHTWGESFDKNMPPVDTTEYSVYKYIADENKFKDCGKESFLMKEAEAYWKDK, encoded by the coding sequence ATGAAATATATAAAATATTCTCCATTATTTTTCATTATTCTGTTTTTAACCAAAATTGACTCTGCAAATGCAATCGCTCTTACGCCAGATCAGGAATCGCGGGTCAGATCAATAATAAGGTCAGATTCCACTGTCATCAATACCAGAATGGTTTTTCTCAAAGATTCCCGTTTTGATCGTTCCAATGATACAATTGTAATACGCGAAGTTATTCGATACACTCATGATTCCATTGCTTATACGATTGTTAAGGCAACCTATCTTGAGGTAGATATGGCCGGAGGGGGAAACCGCTGGATTACGTTGATTTTTAATAATTTTGATACGCCACCCGTAATTTTTCATAATGCTCTATACGGCATAAAATTACTCGATGATATTATCCCCGGAAAGCTTCTTATATTTTATTCAGTCAGTTATTCCCATGGGTTTACAATTTGGAATGAGATATTGGCCGAATTTGGGAAGAAGGGTGAACCTTTGGCCAATCTGGAATTTTTTTCGTATGACAAGGCGGTTGAAGATTCAGTAATTTTTGAAGACCTTGATGGTGACAAAATCAAGGAAATACTGGTTCGGGTTCATACCTGGGGTGAAAGTTTCGATAAAAATATGCCCCCGGTAGATACAACTGAATATTCAGTCTATAAATATATTGCAGATGAGAATAAGTTCAAAGATTGCGGAAAGGAATCTTTCTTGATGAAAGAGGCAGAAGCCTACTGGAAGGATAAATAG
- a CDS encoding hypothetical protein (Evidence 5 : Unknown function): MKPSLKKPIFVHYILVNEAAIPIQKKFHARQVSYLPVHTSQATSQHKIPRP, from the coding sequence TTGAAACCCTCTCTTAAAAAACCGATCTTCGTCCATTATATTCTAGTTAATGAAGCCGCCATCCCAATTCAGAAAAAATTTCATGCGCGGCAGGTATCCTACCTGCCCGTCCATACATCTCAAGCAACTTCTCAGCATAAAATTCCCCGCCCATGA
- a CDS encoding hypothetical protein (Evidence 5 : Unknown function), with translation MILFRHLSGSLWLTGIFRVYLQGFLEQTGIGRMMVIGLILINKWGIDADSPTGQ, from the coding sequence TTGATACTTTTTCGTCATCTTTCTGGTAGTCTTTGGCTTACGGGAATATTTAGAGTGTATTTGCAGGGATTTTTGGAGCAAACGGGCATTGGCAGGATGATGGTGATCGGCTTGATCCTTATTAATAAATGGGGAATAGACGCGGATAGCCCGACAGGGCAATGA
- a CDS encoding conserved hypothetical protein (Evidence 4 : Unknown function but conserved in other organisms), whose protein sequence is MKTGGDLPLVAIGVIVFLLIIILSNAIKILREYERGVVFRLGRLIGAKGPGIIFLIPIVDRLLKVDLRTITFDVPPQDVITRDNVSVKVNAVVYFRVMDPNKAIVAVANFFEATSQIAQTTLRSVLGQVELDELLANREKINQELQKIIDHQTEPWGIKVSVVEIKNVDLPPEMTRAIARQAEAERERRAKVIHAEGEYQASTKLAEAAAILGKEENALQLRYMQTLTEVSVGKTNTIVFPLPIDLFIPFLKKYGDMK, encoded by the coding sequence ATGAAAACAGGAGGCGATTTGCCATTGGTGGCCATTGGTGTTATCGTATTTTTGCTCATTATTATATTATCCAATGCCATAAAAATTCTCCGCGAATATGAACGCGGCGTCGTGTTCCGCCTGGGTCGCCTTATCGGCGCCAAAGGACCCGGCATTATTTTTCTTATCCCGATCGTGGACCGTCTGCTCAAGGTTGATCTGCGGACGATCACGTTCGACGTTCCCCCGCAGGATGTCATCACCCGCGACAACGTCTCGGTCAAGGTCAATGCCGTCGTCTATTTCCGCGTGATGGATCCCAATAAGGCCATTGTCGCCGTCGCCAATTTCTTCGAGGCGACCTCCCAGATCGCCCAGACCACCCTGCGCTCGGTGCTGGGGCAGGTCGAACTCGATGAACTTCTGGCCAACCGCGAGAAGATCAATCAGGAACTGCAGAAGATTATCGACCATCAGACCGAACCGTGGGGTATCAAGGTTTCGGTGGTGGAAATCAAGAATGTCGATCTCCCGCCGGAGATGACCCGCGCCATCGCCCGTCAGGCCGAAGCCGAACGCGAGCGGCGCGCCAAGGTGATTCATGCCGAGGGTGAATATCAGGCCTCGACCAAACTGGCCGAAGCGGCCGCGATTCTGGGGAAGGAAGAGAACGCTCTGCAGTTGCGGTATATGCAGACTCTGACCGAAGTTTCGGTCGGCAAGACCAACACCATTGTGTTCCCTCTGCCGATTGACCTTTTCATTCCGTTCCTGAAAAAGTACGGCGATATGAAGTAA